In Microbacterium sp. ABRD28, the genomic stretch GAGCTGCAGTCGGGCACGATCCCGCAGGTCGCCGCCCTCCCCGAGGCGCTCCGGGTGATCTTCGAGGATGTCTACGCTCAGGCGATCGCGCACTCGTTCCTCATCGCCGTGCCGGTGGCGATCCTCAGTCTGATCGCGATCGTGTTCCTCCCGAACACACCACTGAATCGGATGACGACGACCGAGCGCATCCACGCCGGCGAAGCCGATCTCGCCACCGTGTCCACCAGCACGGGGATGAACGCCCTTCCCGCCACCGGTCGGACCCCTGCCCCGCGGGCCGCGCGCCGGCGGTGAGGACGACGTTAGTCTCGAAGGCGATGAGCGCCGCACCCGACCCCGACGCCCGCACGGAGGCCGTGCGGGCGCTCGAGGCGGAATTCAGCGGTCTCATCCATCAGGTGCGCCGGATCGTCAGTGAGAACGCCGAGCGGGTGAGCCCCGGCATGCTGCCCGCCGCTTACAAGGTGTTCACCACGATCGTCCGCCGCGAACGCGTGACGCAGTCGGAGCTCTCCGAGATGCTCGTCGCCGACAAGGGCCAGATCAGTCGCACCGTGCGCGAGCTCGAGGAGCTGGGGCTCATCGGACGCGAACCCGATCCCACCGACCGCCGCTCCAGCATCCTCTTCCCCACTCCGTTCGGCCTGGAGCGGCTCGCCGAGGCTCGAGCACCGCAGGAGAGCACGCTCCTGCACGCCCTCGAGGAGTGGTCGATCGACGACATCCAGACCCTCACCCGCCTGCTGCACGCCCTCACGGCGCGCGAACGTCCCTGAGCAGCATCCGGCAAGAGGGACAGCGCCGGTACCGGAGCCCGCGCTCCCCCCTTGCGCGGGCTCCGGAGCGTGCTACTTCGAGCTGAAGGCGGCGTCGAAGAGCTGGTGGGGCGGAGTGATCCGGGCGAGTCTCCGTACGAATTCCAGGGCCTCGGGAGCGCCGACGAGACGGTCCATGCCGGCGTCCTCCCATTCCACGCTCGTCGGCCCGTCGTAGCCGATCGCATTCAGGGCGCGGAAGATCGGCTCCCACGGCACGGCGCCGTGCCCGGTGGAGACGAATGTCCACCCCCGCCGCGGGTCATCCCACGAGAGGTGCGACCCGAGCACGCCGTTGCGGCCGTCCAGGTTGGTGACCGACTCCTTGCAGTGCACATGGAAGATGTGGTCGGCGAAGTCGAGCACGAACGCGACGCTGTCCAGCTGCTGCCACACGAAGTGCGACGGGTCGAAGTTGAATCCGAAGCTCTTCCGATGTCCGATGGCCTCGAGCGTCCGCTTCGCCGTCCAGTAGTCGTAGGCGATCTCGGACGGGTGCACCTCCAGGGCGAAGCGGACCCCGACCTCCTCGAAGACGTCGAGGATCGGATGCCACCGCGCCGCGAAGTCGGCATACCCGGCGTCGACCATCGCCTCCGACGCCGGCGGGAACATCGCCACGTACTTCCAGATCGACGAACCACTGAATCCGTTGACCGTGGTCACGCCGAGCTTCGCCGCCATCCGCGCGGTGTCCTTGAGGTCCTCCGCAGCCCGCTGCCGCACACCCTCGGGGTCACCGTCGCCCCAGACACGGTCGGACAGGATGTCGCGGTGCCGCTGGTCGATCGGGTCGTCGCACACCGCCTGACCGGTGAGGTGATTCGAGATCGCCCACACCGTCAGCCCGTTGCGCTCGAGGATGTCCTTCCGCGACTGCACGTACTCCGCGTCATCCCACCGCGACACATCCAGATGATCGCCCCAGCACGCGATCTCGAGACCGTCGTACCCCCACTCGCCCGCCAGGCGCCCCACCTCCTCGAAGGGGAGATCCGCCCACTGGCCGGTGAACAACGTGATCGGTCGCGCCATGCTGTCGTCCTCTCTGAAAGGTGCCGGAGACGTGCGTCACCCGGGCTCGGAATGGTCAGCGGGTCGTCTGCCAGGACCCGTCGGCCTCAGACGAGCGTTCGACGGCGTCGAGAACCCGCTGGATGTGGAGTCCGTCCGCGAAGGACGGCGCGGGGTCGGTGCCCTCGGCGATCGCGGTGACGAGGTCGACCACCTGGTGGCTGAAGCCGTGCTCGTACCCGAGCATGTGACCCGTGGGCCACCAGCGATCGGCATACGGGTGCGAGGGCTCGGTGACGAGGATGCGCCGGAAGCCCTGCTCGGAATCGGGGAGGGTGGCGTCGTAGAACTCGAGCTCGTTCATGCGCTCGAGGTCGAACGCGAGCGCACCGCGCGACCCCGAGATCTCGATGCGGAGCGCGTTCTTCCGACCGGTGCGGAAGCGGGTGGCCTCGAACGACGCGAGCGCGCCGCCGGAGAGCCGGCCGGTGAACAGCGCCAGGTCGTCGACGGTGACGGGGCCGCGCTCTGAGCCCGCGGTCCCTGACAGCCCGACTCCCTCGGCCATGACCGGGCGCTCGGCGACGAGCGTCTCGAGGATGCCCGAGACCCGGTCCACGGTCTGGCCGGTGATGTATTCGGCGAGGTCGACCGCGTGCGCCCCGATGTCACCGAGCGACCCGGAGCCCGCGATGTCCTTGTTCAGGCGCCACGTCAGGGGTGCGTTCTCATCGGCGAGCCAGTCCTGCAGATACTCGGCACGCACCTGACGGATGTCACCGAGGCGGCCTTCGGCCACGAGCTGACGCGCGAAGGTCGTCGCCGGCACGCGGCGGTAGGTGAAACCGACCATCGACCGCACGCCCGACCGTGCCGCCTCTTCTGCGGCGGCCGTCATCGCCTCGGCCTCGACGACCGTGTTGGCGAGAGGTTTCTCGCAGAGCACATGCTTTCCCGCCCGAAGAGCCGCGATCGCGATCTCGGCATGGGTGTCGCCGGGGGTGACGATGTCGACGAGGTCGATGTCATCGCGTCGGATGACCTCGCGCCAGTCCGTCGCCGCTTCGTGCCATCCCCATGTGGCCGCCGCCTCAGCGGTGCGCTCGGCATCCCGGCCGACGACGACCTGCATCACCGGGTCGCGGGGAAGATCGAAGAACCGCGGGGCCACCCGCCATCCCTGCGAGTGCGCGGCTCCCATGAAGCCGTGCCCGATCATGGCGACGCGCAGCGGTGCTCCCACGCGATTCTCCTTTCGAAGGACGGGGCGCCCGAGGGTTCTCGGGCGCCCCGCGATGGTTGTGTCAGGACTCGAACGACAGGTCGATGAACTCCTCGACGTTGTCCTTCGTGACCACGGGTGCGTCCAGCACGACCCGGTTCGGCACGCTGGGCGTGATGAGGTCGCCCACGGTCTTCTGCTGGGCGATCAAGCGGGCCAAAGCGATGCCGTCGGCCGCCTGCGTCGACGGGTAGATGACCGTGGCCTTCAGCACCGAGTCATCGGCCTGGATGGCCTCCATGGCGTTGCGCGACCCGGCGCCGCCCATCATGATGAACTCGTCGCGGCCTGCGGCCTCGACGGCGGCCAGAACGCCGATCCCCTGGTCGTCGTCATGGTTCCAGATGGCATCGATCTGCGGGTTCGCGGCGAGCAGCTGCGATGCTGCCGCCTCCCCTCCGGCGACGGTGAAGTCCGCCGCGACACGGGCTGAGACGTCGAGGCCGCAGTCCGACAGAGCGTCTTCGAAGCCCTGCGATCGATCCTGGGTGAGAGGCAGCGAGTCGATGCCCGCGATCTCGGCCACGACAGCGTCGGGGTTGTCCCCGATCTGCTCGCAGATGTAGGTGCCCGCGCTGACGCCCATACCGTAATTGTCGCCGAGGATCGTCGTGCGTGCGGCGAACGGGCTCGAGAACTCCCGGTCGACGTTGATGACGGGGATCCCCGCCTGCATGGCCTCGATCGCCACCTCGGTCAGTGCCGCACCGTCGGTGGGCAGCAGGACGATGGCGTCCACACCGTCGTTGATGAACGTCTCGACCGCGGCGATCTGGGCGTTGGCGTCGTTGGTGCCCTCTGCGACGCGAAGCTCGACGTCGTCGAAGCTGTCGGCGGCGGCCTGGGCCCCCGAGTTGATGGCTCCGAGCCAGCCGTGGTCGGCGGCGGGCCCGGAGAAGCCGATGACGGGTCCGGCGATGGCACGGACGCTGCGGTCGCAGGGGATCGAGGCGCACGACGGCGGTGATGTCGTCGCCCTGGTGAAGCAGGGCAACGTCGAAGCCGTCCAGACGGTCCGCCAGGCCGGCCGCGACATCGGCGAGGTGCTCACGACCTGCGTGAGCCTGATCAACCCCTCCGTGATCGCGATCGGCGGATCGATGGCCCGTGTCGGCGAGCACCTCCTCGCCGGCGTCCGCGAGGTGGTCTACACCCGGTCGATGCCTCTGGCGACCGAGCACCTCACCATCGCCCAGTCCGTCACGGCCGAACGGGCCGCCGTCCTCGGCGCGAGCATGCTGGCCGTCGAGCACGCCCTCTCCCCTGAATCACTGAGCCGCCAGTTCGAGGCACGCTGAGACGAGGGACGCCGACGCCGTTCTTTAGCACCGGCGTAACACGGGCGAGACAATGGCCGGGTGTACTGAGTCTCACCGACCCATCTGCCTGCGTCCCCGACGAGGGGCGGCGCGAGAAAGGAGCGACCGATGCGATTCCGGCCGCTGCGATCCCCCTCTCCCCCGCAGGCCCCGGCGGCGCAGCCCGACGCGCCGCCCGAGACGATGCGCGCCGTCACCCTCGCCCGCGCCGGCGGACCCGACGTGCTCCGATGGGGCGAGGCACCGACACCGAGCCCCGTGCTCAGCGAACTCCTCGTGCGGGTTGTGGCGGCGGGAGTCAACCCGATCGACGCCAAGACCCGGGCCGGACGAGGCGTGTCGGCCGCGCTCGGCGACACCCCGGTCGTTCCGGGCTTCGACTTCAGCGGCGTCGTCGTCTCGTCTCCCTTCGAAGCGCATCCGCTGACGCCGGGGACCGAGGTGTTCGGCATGGTGCCCTTCCCGCGAACCGGCGGCACGTACGCCGAGTACGTGGTGGTCCCCTCCCAGTCGGTGACGCGCAAGCCCGCCTCCCTCTCGCACGTCGAGGCGGCCGGTGTGCCGCTGGCCGCCCTCACGGCCTGGGGTCTGGTCGTCGAGATCGCACACGCCCATGAGGGACAGCGGATGCTGATCCACGCCGGCAGCGGTGGCGTGGGGCATTTCGCCGTGCAGTTCGCCGCCTACTTCGGCGCCCATGTCACCGTCACCGCCTCCGGGCGCAACGCCGCCTGGCTGCGCGAACTCGGCGCCGCCGTGGTCGTGGACTACACCTCCACCCGTTTCGAGGAGGTCGTCGGCGAGATGGACGTCGTCATCGACCTCGTCGGCAACGTGTCGGACCGCACCGCCAGCCGATCCCTGCAGGTGCTCCGACCGGGAGGTCTGTACGTGCTGGTGCCCACCGGCTCGTGGCCCGATTACGCACAGGCCGCCGAAGAGGCGGGGGTTCGCGCCACGGCGTACAAGGTGATCCCCGACGGTGGCACGCTGGCGACGATCGCCCGCCTGCTGGACTCGGGTGCCGTGCAGGTCTACATCGATCGGGTCTTCGACCTGCCCGACGCCGCGACGGCGCACACCGAGCTGGAGCAGGGCCACACCCGCGGGAAGATCGTGCTGCGCGTCAGCGACGACTGACCGATCCGGCGGTCGCGGGCGCGACGAGCACGCGCCTGCCCTCGGCGACGATCTCCTCGGCGACGGCGTCGAGGAGCGGCGATCGCAGGTTCCACTGCTGCCAGGAGAGGGGGACGTCCACCGACGGTCCCCCGAGCGCGACGAGCTCTCCCGACGCCAGCCCCTCGGCGGACTGCGAGGTGGGAAGGAGCGCCCATCCCAGACCCAGGCGGGTCGCGGTGGCGAAGTCGTGCGAGGCGGGGACGTAATGGCGAGGCGGCGCGGTCGCCTCCACGCCGTGCACCCGCAGCCAGCGCCGCTGCAGGTCGTCGCGACGATCGAAGTCGATCACGGGGGCGGCCGTCAGCGCCTCGACGGTCACGCCGTCCGCGAACCACCGATCGTGGAACGCGGGGGTGGCGACAGCCTGATATCTCATGAGGCCGAGAGCGATCGCGCGGCATCCGGCCACGGGCTCCTCGCGCGAGGTGACCGCGCCCATCACCGTTCCGGACTCGAGCAGTCCCGCGGTGAAATCCTGATCGTCGCGGTGCAGATCGAAGACGATCGGATGCCGCGCGGCCAAGGTCGCGAGCGGCGTCAGGAACCACGTGGCGAGCGAATCGGCGTTCACCGCCAGCGGCACCGACACCCGGGTCCCCGCCGCGTCGTCGCCGGTGAGGCCCGCGATCGCATCGTGCTCGAGGAGGGCGAGCTGCCGGGCCAGACGGACGACGGCGATGCCGGCTGCGGTCGGGCGCACGGGTCGGGATCGGACGAGGAGCACCTGCCCGAGCAACGATTCGAGGGACTTCACCCGCTGGCTCACCGCGCTCGGCGTGATCCGCAGCCGCCGGGCCGCGGCATCCATCGTGCCCTCGTCCGCCACCGCGGCGAGGGTCTCGGCGAGATCGAAGGGGATGCGCATCTGAAGTGATGCTAATGCACCTGAAGAAGTCTGAACTGGTGCTTCTTCTGACCCGGTCGTAACGTGCAAGGGTGACTCTCCCCCTTCTCGCCGGACTCGGCCTGGGCTTCTCCCTCATCATCGCCATCGGTGCCCAGAATCTCTTCGTCCTCCGCCAGGGACTTCGGCGTGAGCACGTGATCGTCGTCGCGGCGCTCTGCGCCGTGTCGGACGCCGTCCTCATCGGCATCGGCGTGTCGGGGATCGGTCTGCTGCTCCAGGCTGTGCCGTGGTTGGTGACCGCCGTCCGATGGACGGGAGCGGCCTTCCTCATCGGCTACGGTGTGATCGCCGCCCACCGCGCCTGGCGCCCGAGCGGGCAGGCGCTCACGGTGCGGGACCAGGACGCGTCGACGGGGGATGCCACGGGCGGGGGCGCGGGCGCCGTGGGCGTGGCGACCACCACACAGACACGGCTTCTCCCCGTCATCCTCACGACGCTCGCCCTGACGTGGCTGAACCCCCATGTCTACCTCGACACCGTCTTCCTGCTGGGCTCGGTCGCCAACACCCACGGCGACGCCCGCTGGCTCTTCGCCTTCGGGGCCATGTCCGCCAGCGTCATCTGGTTCTTCGGCCTCGCCATCGGGGCTCGCTATCTCGGACGGTGGCTCTCGACACCGACCTCGTGGCGGATCCTCGACGGCGGCGTCGCGGTCGTCATGATCGCGCTCGGGGTGTCACTGGTCCTGCCTCACTGAGCCGAGGCCGTGCCGAGGCCGCAGCACGGGGAACGACGAAGGGGCCCCGCCTGACGGCGGAGCCCCTTGTGCGCGACGGCGATCAGGCCAGCGAGTTGACGTCCAGCGGGATGCCGGGGCCGAACGTGGTCGACACGGCACCCTTCTGGATGTATCGACCCTTCGAGCTCGACGGCTTCAGACGGATGATCTCCTCGAGGGCGACCTTGAGGTTCTCGTCCAGCTGCTCGGCGCTGAAAGACGCCTTGCCGACGACGAAGTGCACATTGGCGTGCTTGTCGACGCGGAACTCGATCTTTCCGCCCTTGATGTCCTCGACCGCCTTGGCCGGGTTCGGGGTCACCGTTCCGGTCTTGGGGTTGGGCATGAGGCCGCGGGGACCCAGCACCTTGCCGAGGCGCCCGACCTGGCCCATGAGCTCAGGGGTGGCGACGGCGGCGTCGAAGGCGGTGTAGCCGCCCGCGACCTTCTCGATGAGCTCGGCGCCGCCGACCTCGTCCGCACCGGCCGCGATGGCGGCCTCGGCCGCGGGGCCGGTGGCGAAGACGATGACGCGGGCGGTCTTACCGGTGCCGTGAGGCAGGATGACGGTGCCGCGCACCATCTGGTCTGCCTTGCGGGGGTCGACCGAGAGCTTCAGTGCGACCTCGACGGTCGAGTCGAACTTCGCAGAGCCCGTCTCCTTGGCGAGGGCGACGGCCTCGGTCGGCGAGTAGAACGTGTCGGCCGCGATCTTCGCGGCGGCGGCCTGATAGGCCTTGGACTTCTGTGCCATGGTTATTCTCCCCCTCAGTCCTCGACCGTGATGCCCATGGAACGGGCGGTGCCGGCGATGATCAGCGAGGCGGCCTCGATGTCGTTCGCGTTCAGGTCGGGCATCTTCGTCTCGGCGATCTGGCGCACCTGGTCCTTGGTGAGCTTGCCCACCTTGGCCGTGTGCGGCGTCTGCGAACCCTTCTG encodes the following:
- a CDS encoding MarR family transcriptional regulator, which encodes MSAAPDPDARTEAVRALEAEFSGLIHQVRRIVSENAERVSPGMLPAAYKVFTTIVRRERVTQSELSEMLVADKGQISRTVRELEELGLIGREPDPTDRRSSILFPTPFGLERLAEARAPQESTLLHALEEWSIDDIQTLTRLLHALTARERP
- a CDS encoding sugar phosphate isomerase/epimerase family protein; the protein is MARPITLFTGQWADLPFEEVGRLAGEWGYDGLEIACWGDHLDVSRWDDAEYVQSRKDILERNGLTVWAISNHLTGQAVCDDPIDQRHRDILSDRVWGDGDPEGVRQRAAEDLKDTARMAAKLGVTTVNGFSGSSIWKYVAMFPPASEAMVDAGYADFAARWHPILDVFEEVGVRFALEVHPSEIAYDYWTAKRTLEAIGHRKSFGFNFDPSHFVWQQLDSVAFVLDFADHIFHVHCKESVTNLDGRNGVLGSHLSWDDPRRGWTFVSTGHGAVPWEPIFRALNAIGYDGPTSVEWEDAGMDRLVGAPEALEFVRRLARITPPHQLFDAAFSSK
- a CDS encoding Gfo/Idh/MocA family oxidoreductase translates to MIGHGFMGAAHSQGWRVAPRFFDLPRDPVMQVVVGRDAERTAEAAATWGWHEAATDWREVIRRDDIDLVDIVTPGDTHAEIAIAALRAGKHVLCEKPLANTVVEAEAMTAAAEEAARSGVRSMVGFTYRRVPATTFARQLVAEGRLGDIRQVRAEYLQDWLADENAPLTWRLNKDIAGSGSLGDIGAHAVDLAEYITGQTVDRVSGILETLVAERPVMAEGVGLSGTAGSERGPVTVDDLALFTGRLSGGALASFEATRFRTGRKNALRIEISGSRGALAFDLERMNELEFYDATLPDSEQGFRRILVTEPSHPYADRWWPTGHMLGYEHGFSHQVVDLVTAIAEGTDPAPSFADGLHIQRVLDAVERSSEADGSWQTTR
- a CDS encoding substrate-binding domain-containing protein — translated: MPCDRSVRAIAGPVIGFSGPAADHGWLGAINSGAQAAADSFDDVELRVAEGTNDANAQIAAVETFINDGVDAIVLLPTDGAALTEVAIEAMQAGIPVINVDREFSSPFAARTTILGDNYGMGVSAGTYICEQIGDNPDAVVAEIAGIDSLPLTQDRSQGFEDALSDCGLDVSARVAADFTVAGGEAAASQLLAANPQIDAIWNHDDDQGIGVLAAVEAAGRDEFIMMGGAGSRNAMEAIQADDSVLKATVIYPSTQAADGIALARLIAQQKTVGDLITPSVPNRVVLDAPVVTKDNVEEFIDLSFES
- a CDS encoding NADP-dependent oxidoreductase, with protein sequence MRFRPLRSPSPPQAPAAQPDAPPETMRAVTLARAGGPDVLRWGEAPTPSPVLSELLVRVVAAGVNPIDAKTRAGRGVSAALGDTPVVPGFDFSGVVVSSPFEAHPLTPGTEVFGMVPFPRTGGTYAEYVVVPSQSVTRKPASLSHVEAAGVPLAALTAWGLVVEIAHAHEGQRMLIHAGSGGVGHFAVQFAAYFGAHVTVTASGRNAAWLRELGAAVVVDYTSTRFEEVVGEMDVVIDLVGNVSDRTASRSLQVLRPGGLYVLVPTGSWPDYAQAAEEAGVRATAYKVIPDGGTLATIARLLDSGAVQVYIDRVFDLPDAATAHTELEQGHTRGKIVLRVSDD
- a CDS encoding LysR family transcriptional regulator ArgP, which encodes MRIPFDLAETLAAVADEGTMDAAARRLRITPSAVSQRVKSLESLLGQVLLVRSRPVRPTAAGIAVVRLARQLALLEHDAIAGLTGDDAAGTRVSVPLAVNADSLATWFLTPLATLAARHPIVFDLHRDDQDFTAGLLESGTVMGAVTSREEPVAGCRAIALGLMRYQAVATPAFHDRWFADGVTVEALTAAPVIDFDRRDDLQRRWLRVHGVEATAPPRHYVPASHDFATATRLGLGWALLPTSQSAEGLASGELVALGGPSVDVPLSWQQWNLRSPLLDAVAEEIVAEGRRVLVAPATAGSVSRR
- a CDS encoding LysE/ArgO family amino acid transporter, translated to MTLPLLAGLGLGFSLIIAIGAQNLFVLRQGLRREHVIVVAALCAVSDAVLIGIGVSGIGLLLQAVPWLVTAVRWTGAAFLIGYGVIAAHRAWRPSGQALTVRDQDASTGDATGGGAGAVGVATTTQTRLLPVILTTLALTWLNPHVYLDTVFLLGSVANTHGDARWLFAFGAMSASVIWFFGLAIGARYLGRWLSTPTSWRILDGGVAVVMIALGVSLVLPH
- the rplA gene encoding 50S ribosomal protein L1, encoding MAQKSKAYQAAAAKIAADTFYSPTEAVALAKETGSAKFDSTVEVALKLSVDPRKADQMVRGTVILPHGTGKTARVIVFATGPAAEAAIAAGADEVGGAELIEKVAGGYTAFDAAVATPELMGQVGRLGKVLGPRGLMPNPKTGTVTPNPAKAVEDIKGGKIEFRVDKHANVHFVVGKASFSAEQLDENLKVALEEIIRLKPSSSKGRYIQKGAVSTTFGPGIPLDVNSLA